From a single Nicotiana tomentosiformis chromosome 2, ASM39032v3, whole genome shotgun sequence genomic region:
- the LOC138905809 gene encoding uncharacterized protein produces MPGYAKFMNDLITKKRSMNCETIKMTHQVSAILHSMAPKLKDPSAFTIPCTIGSAYFAKALCDLGASINLMPYSVFKTLGISQPRSTSMRLQMADRTMKRPLGIIDVLVQVDKFILPADFVILDCEVDYELPIILGRPFLATGKALVDVEAGELTFRTDLPGMPTIAFWMGTQGTTRFSLHQKSKRKPPSHVRMAHLHSHGCRLACVMHRLPFSGV; encoded by the exons atgccgggatatgccaagttcatgaatgACTTGATAACTAAGAAGAGatctatgaattgtgagaccattaaaatgactcatcaagtgagtgccatttTGCACTCGATGGCTCCAAAGCTTAAAGATCCcagtgcctttacaattccatgcaccattggtAGCGCCTATTTTGCAAAAGCCTTATGTGATTTgggagcaagtattaatttgatgccatattccgtGTTCAAGACATTAGGTATTAGTCAACCAAGATCTACttccatgagattacaaatggcggacCGGACAATGAAAAGGCCGCTTGGTATTATTGATGTTCTAGTCCAGGTTGACAAGTTTATTTTGCCTGctgattttgtgattctcgactGCGAAGTCGACTATGAGTTGCCTataatattggggagacctttcctagcaacagggaaggcattggttgatgtggaagcaggggagctcaccttccga acagacttgccgggcatgcctactattgctttttggatgggtactcagggtacaaccagattctcattgcaccaGAAGAgcaagagaaaaccaccttcacatgtccgtatggcacatttgcattctcacggatgccGTTTGGCTTGTGTAATGCATCGGCtacctttcagcggtgtatga